The nucleotide window GACTAGTTGATCCGATTTCTAGTTTTAAGGGTAAATAATTATGGATTAAGATTTTAACATAGGACTCACATgatttttgtaaattatgcGTTAGTAAATGCATGAGATTAATACCCATGTGTTAGTAAACTCAGGGAAAGAATGAATTCGAGTAATTCAAATACTCATTTTTATAAGTAAACATGTCATGAAAGTAAAACTttctattttccaattttataaGCACAATGGAAAATGACATTGACTTGCAGACCAATGGTGTTAGGTTCGAACCGCCATGAGACCTTAGTAGTGTGCGTGAGAAAacactctctccctcttcctaactttggccacaaaaaaaattgttataaCACGTGAATTAATAACAAATGTACAAGTAAACACTTTTAACCGCTTGAGTTACAATTCCTTattcattatattttcttgagGAATTATACATAGTTGtaaaaaactgaaaagtaAAATGAAGCAAGAAAGTTGCAAATATGTTACATGTCTTTTGTTCGGTGGTAAGTGGTCTCATTTCGAACCCCAATTAAACCTCCCCTTCCCTTCCAAACCtagtgaagaaaaaagattggGTAAAACAGCCCAGGCCCAAATGTGCCCCGAAACCCAACCAATTACCACTTGGGTTAAGCTTGTGAGTTAGCCCTAAGTGGTTAAACTTGACCCGAATTATGTAAAGAATCCGAATCCGATTAGCTTGATCTGACCAGATCAAAAGTGCCACCCCGAAGGCCTATCCACTTGTCCCTGGTGAACCCATTTGCTCTGCAATGACATTGCTGCTCTCATCGGTGAATGAATGGCGGAGATGAAGATTTTCAAGACAATTGGGGTCGTGGGTAGCGGCCAAATGGGCTCTGGAATAGCCCAACTCGCCGCAACGCATGGCTTCGACGTTTGGGTCCTAGACACCGACCAAGACGCTCTCTCCAGAGCCACCAAGTCCATCTCTAGCTCCATCCAGCGTCTGGTTTCCAAGGGACAACTCAGTCAGGTTGGGAACTCTCTCTTTACTTTGAAGTTACAAAGAAAGTGGAAGaataagaaatgaaaaggagagagaattttGCCACATGATGTTGATGTTGAATTTGTtgacaaattggaaaatcaGTTAAGTTTGAGCTACAGGGTTGTGGCGGCCCTGGTGGGTAaagtttagttttttatttgcaaGTGAACTTAGTGATTTTCAAAACTAGTTGTTGGTGGtgtgagttttattctttatatGCTTCCTTACATGATGGGCTGAGCTACAGGGTTAGGCGGAGTAGGATATGCCCTGATGAGTCGATGTCGTGAGTACCATATACTTGTTTAGGCGGAGGCTCGATGTACActttttttctataattgtATGCGTTGCATAACTGTGTCTCGGTGTTCTTTGGCTATGAGTTATGTGTggtgagaattataaatatcTTTAAGTTATGAGAAGATTACTTTACGGCAGGGGTCCACGTACCCATAAGCGGTAAGTGCAAACATGTGTTGCAGGCAAACCTCAAAAGCTCTGGTTGAAAAttaaccgaaccggtgaaaatACTAGTGGAGGTATATATGTACACAGCCAAGAGGATTTTGTTTGATAAGGGTGCAAAACAACTTGAGCTTCACTAACCTGAGAGTCaggtttttcattttgctCTGTCTGGATATATATCCACTTTACAGAGTTCTAACTGGAGCTCTACTTGATTAGATTGTTTGAGTTTGATGGGCATTGTCTTCATCTGAGCTTCCGGTAGTCTAAGCCATTTCCAGCTACGAATTAACCTTGTTGATCATCACCGTTTCAAAGTCTCGCATTTTACCCTTTTCGATGAAAGTAAAGTTTGTAATATGCTCCTTTAGTTCCTTATCGCTCATTTCCCAATTGAAGATGGTGTCTTCTTCAAGTAAATCAGCATTTGTTTTATGTAAATTTGGAGAATACTGAATTAGCTTATTAGCAGTGGAATTCAAGCTGTTCCTAAGCTTTTGTTTTATGACAGCCTTATTTAGTTATTGTTGAAGAACTATATAGTTACAATCAGTGCTACCTTGATCATATGTATAGAATGAAAGGAAACCATAAACATGTTCACACTCCCGCACACCCACAAAATTAGGGCTTGCATGCACAGATCACACAGGAGAGAGAGCTTTGGGGTTCAGTTCTTAAGAACTTGTTGGTGCTACTTTTGTCCTGATGACTCTTCACTAATTGTTCTCATGGGGTACTCTCAAGCATCAGTTGATTAATGCTGttatatttttgaattataaaGGGTACCTAACTGGATAGTGTTAGACACCTAAAATGTTGGCTTCAGCCAACTCATCTGGTTCTatctttgtgtttgtgttctATGACAGTATCGGGAATTGGAACCATGTGTGTGTTTATATCTAGATTTAAATAAAGAACAATTTCAAGCTGAATGGAATCCTGCGGAGGAATTGCATTTGAAGGCTTTGCTGtgaaaaaatggtttttcctAGGAAATAAACCGTATTCAATTTTAACACTTCACTACATCCTGCTTAAAAGGGATATCTTAGcatttatctttgagacaGGGATGACACTAACTGAATAGTTTTGCAGTTAAGCTACAATGATGAGCTCTTGGCATACCTGAATTCAGAGTAAAAAACCactaacaaaaaagaaatgtttCCTCTGTGATTTGAGATCTGTCATATGTGCATTATATAAACGAGAGCTTGTTTCACTGTAAGGGTGGGAAGTTTAACAAATCATTCCATTTCTTTTTAACAGGCTGTAGGTAAAGATGCTTTGGAACGTCTATGGTTTACCTCAAACTTGGAAAAGCTTTCTTCGGCAGATATAATTATCGAAGCTATTGTGGAATCTGAAGATGTGAAGAAAAAGTTATTTCTTGAGCTGGATAAGATCACAAAAAGTTCGGCCATACTGGCATCTAATACAAGTTCCATCTCCATTACTCGCCTGGCATCAGCAACTAGCAGACCACACCAGGTTATGCTCAGaatatgcttcttctttttatcctGAGATTATGCTTATGATGATACTGTTAGAACTGAgaacaatatataattttttttttaatatttgaaaataaataaatcttgtGCTGATTAACTATCTATGAAAATATGTGACGTTAGAAATCTGATTGTGTCAAAATCAATATTGTGATCTCCAGGTGATTGGCATGCATTTTATGAATCCTCCTCCTATAATGAAACTTGTTGAGATTGTGCGAGGAGCAGACACATCAGATGAGACATTTGATGCCACAAAAGCCTTGGCAGAAAGGTTTTTGACTTGGATACCTTGAATTCcatgaaaaaaggaaaattttccttttgttcccCTTGGCAATTTACCATGCATATTTCTGATTAAGTTACATTTCCTACTCATATAGCCAAATAAATTCCCTGCCATCTTTTTAACTGTGGACTGTTGAATTGGCAGGTTTGGCAAGACAGTAATATGCTCGAGGGATTATGCGGGCTTTGTTGTAAACAGGATCTTAATGCCAATGATTAATGAGGCATTTTTTGCACTTTACACAGGTGTGGCAACAAAGGAAGACATTGATGCAGGAATGAGACTGGGAACAAATCATCCAATGGGTCCTCTAGAGCTTGCAGAttttattggattggatgTCTGTGTGTCCATTCTGAAAGTTCTTCATGCTGGCCTTGGGGACAATAAATATGCTCCCTGCCCCATCCTTGTACAGTATGTTGATGCAGGTCGTCTTGGAAGAAAACGAGGTATTGGGGTATACGACTACCGTCAAATGCTTGGATCAGTAAAACCCTCATCCAAACTTTGAACTCTGGGCGTTTCCGGAATATCTAATAGCCATTGTCTATATGGTACATTGTGGTTGACTTGAAATAATCGTGCAACACATTTCTAAAGGGGCATTTCAATCTTGAACTGCCAAATATAAAGCCTGAAGGTTCCGAGTTGTAAAGGGGATCTTCATAGGCATGTACACTGGTTGTGGATTgtattactttttttcttttaataacaTAATTACCCCAGATTATTGCATTTCCCCCTTgttcattttaattattttcatggtGGAGGCAATGCCAGGTTAAATATGCACTCCATTTAACTACACATTTCACTGTAAAATATAGTAAATCCGACTATACATTGTTGCTGTAAGTTTCTGTAACCACACCTTTGATTTGAGGCATTTTTCTCCATCCATGGTATTTAAAGCTACAAAGGAATCGGTGACTTTTTGGGCTCTGGAAACCAGAGTGGCTGCAGACATAGGGCGGTGATAGTTACAACTCAATCGAGAGAATACATTGATTCCACAAGTTGTTGATTGGCACTCACATGGCATGGCTCCCTCAACTCAACTTTACCCGGAAGAGGTGGAGCAAAAAGAGAGCTATTGTCAAACAcaaaaatagtttatttgtttatcaaACATCATCATTCCTCTTAATGGTGATTAGAGTAACAATTAcactttttgtttatcttgttTTTCATCCCTGCAATGAAATTTATACCCACTCTTTACGTAAAGTGTCTTCATCATTCCATCATTGAAATGTATCATCTATTTGATGCAGCAGTATAATCCTAATTTTTTAAGGTTCATTTAGCAGCCAAAGTCAtgatttcacaaaatttgtttttttctttcttttgaaattaaGGAAAGGAGGAGGCTAATAATTTCTTAGTACAAGCGATTGGAGGAGGATGGGGTTTTCTTttcacaaatattcattaggTGTATGGGGGTTTCGAAGTTCTGCTTACATAAGTGAAAGTGAAAGAGCTCAACCAATTGAGCTATACCCCACAGGAAAGAAGACTAATAATTGGTAATCTAAAACATGTTTGCTTTTATTGCTTGCCAGCTCACTGAGGACTGAACTCACAAATCTTTAGTATGTGAGAAGAAATCAAGAACAGTCACTCTTGTTCATTATGCATTCTTAAACATGACCCACAAGGGAGAGCCTATTAAAGAGATTTAGCTTCATTGTTGATCATGGCCAGCCCCACAGGCAGACCCTAGCAAGTTCCATTATAAACCTGGCATTATTAGGCAGGCATCTGCTTTATTGACAGTGATTGAAGTGGAATCCAATGggctctctcttttctttttttctttttgtttaagtAAAAAACCCCCAACAACATTAATAATTAGATAAGAAAGAAGATAGAAAGGGAAGGCAAAGCTGAACTTTTGCTATACATAAGATTTGGAGGACAATCAGAGAGCAGAGAGTTGAGGTGAAAAAGCTATGAAGTTCTTATTCCAGTGCCCCTGCTGCTCTTGTTTCTGCTTCATGAAGCCCAagaaaggcaaggcaagggtGAAGGCAGCAGCAACGGTAGCATccaaggaagagaagaaagttgAAACCAAGGGAGAGAAGAAGGTTGAATccaaggaagagaagaaagaatgaCAACAATGCAGCTACCTACAATCAGATAGTGCATGCATAAATGAAAGCATATGTGCTTTGTTtatgcttttctttcttcttgttgatTAATATTGGTGGGTGCTATAATTAGTATGTACAACAAATTGTACTTACAGTTTGATCCAGCAGCTTGGTATGTTAATAAACTACTGGTTTGTGTTGTGTGTCCTACTTTTCAAAATCCTACACATAAATAATCAAGTGTCATCTGATCTTTAACCTAAGTTTCACATAATGTAAGTGAATTTTCCCATTCTCATATagatctaaattttttttttttctgagaagattgctctctctctctctctctctctctctctctctctctctccaacatGCAAAATTTTCAGGTTCTGATTTTAATGTGAGGATGCAGCATgttgttgtaacttgtaacaGTGAGAGCCGGGATTTGAAATTAGCTCCACCACTCTGTAGTGCTTTCAATGATACATGTTGCCTGAAAAATCTTGCATATGTTTGcagattttcttcattttttacaGATCTGATAAATTACCCTGTCTTACCTGTTGCAAGCAAACATGTATGGGTGAAGTCCATGCATCTGTCTTTGTTGCCAGTACAGTAACAAAACGTTCAATGCAGATTCCACATTGATTGATGTAAATTTATACAATAACtaaattcaaagttcaaacagTAACTTCTTTACAACCTTCTGCACTTTTTATTATCTGGGTTTGAGATTGAGTAGTAGCCTAGACAGAATGAACAACTGAATATTTACTTCttgggaaaatgaaaatttatatGGTTTCAAAGGAACCCAGAGATGggtaaaatatatatgggCAAAAATAACAGTACTGGAagtaaattaaaattgatCTCAACCATTATaagagtaaaaaaaaactctggTCAGATTTGTAATTTTAATGGTAGAATATGAAGTTCTGTATCAAATCTTTTTACATGACAGTGAGTTCTTACTCTGTtgaattttgtattaaaaacaaatctttTGGAGCAAAGAAAGGGACAGATTTAGGTAAAATGCATCTCAATAATTGAGTACGTTCATGCGGCTCCACAGACAGTCACTGGTGATTCTTAGAATCCGTCCAATTCTTTGTAAGTGAACAGAGAGATAGATCCAAATCGTACCCACGCACATGTGAATTATATATTGATTGGTGTAACATCTATGCTGTAGGAGCCAATGACAATTTAAAGAGTGAAAGTGAATGGAGTGGAGAGCCATTAATATGAGAGGGAGGTTCCCATTCCCACATACAGACAAATAAATGGGCCAAATAGGCTTGGGTTTGGGCTTCCATCTTGAGCTTGGGATTAGGCTCTTGCAATGATTGAGCCTAGTTGAGGTTAAGGGTAAGCGATAGTTTAAACGACAGGGAAGGGAGATTtatcacacacacaactataATGTTGTGGGGATACGAAGCTGAGACCTCAAGTTTACAAGTCAAGCTGGACTAGACCCTATTGGCGATTAATGTtgcttttaaaactttgtatATGATAGAAGgaatattgaaaatttattattaaaaaatgatGTCATCatattagagaaaaataagagTGATAATAGAAGCAAAATTGATCTCAACCATCACAAGAGTCAAAACTCAAGCtagatttgtatttttaaattttaatgggAGAATATAAAGTTTGGTAACAATATTTTATAGGACACTGCTTCTCTCCTTCTCTATAAAGATGCATTCATATTTCCTGCAAATCACAGttaaacaaaagcaaaaatgagcataaaaaacataaaaagaaaaatctctaTACACATGTCAAACTGTGATTGGCAAGAAAGTAGAAACTCCTATTTTTAGAGAATAAGGCaagtatttttcaattttaaaaactatgCATGAAAAAGGATTGTTACtttgttgaattttgaattacaaGCAAACCTTTTGGgccaaaagataaaaaagggACGTGATTAGGAGTTCGTCAACCTTTTGGGACAATGCTAGCTAGCTATACagaatttataattatatctATGTAATCATCTACGTTTAGACATGATTAGCATTTCTTTGTTAAAATGTtggctttttcttcttctccttgtgGATTGTCTTGTTTGTTCTAAGCATATAAAACATAGGACGAAGAGAAAAGGgaactttcttcttctttttttatttggaccAAAAGGaactttcttcttgtttgtttttctaagtttttatatattatttgggtATATATGAGTGAGATAATATTTGATAAATTAACCATGGCCATGGTCTCCAATTGTTCTGAAAATCTCCTATAAAGTAGGGGCGGCCATGCATATCTCCTAATAAGAAGCTGATATTGTTGACTTTAAAAATAGACACCTCATGCTCCCAATGACTTCTTTATTCATTAGTATATTCATTCTTGTATATATTCCAAACACCAACACGCTCATGCACACAAATGTTAGAAGATGTATCAAGTGTTTTGCCGTATAGAAATTCTATAcggttttataaaaaaacccaaaaggtCCTAGACTATTTAATACTTGGTTAATCattactaaattttttttaattcttaaattACTCATATCAGTATTAACTAAATAGTAGTCTAATGATCTTTTTTTGATATTGGAAGATGTCTCAAGtttgatttcttcattttctatttataaaaataaatcactCATAATTTCAATCTTTGTGGGTCCTAATGTTTTGGAGGCCTTAGGCGAACCTCCAAAATGTGGCCTTCTACCCTCTATGTATATTTATGtgcagttttttttatagtaagttaaaaaaaaattatatgaacTCAAAGTCACAATTATAatctaaaaagaaacaaacaatatgTAATTCACAAAAAAAGTTTATAAAATGCATCAAAACATCACTTAAATATCACTC belongs to Prunus persica cultivar Lovell chromosome G4, Prunus_persica_NCBIv2, whole genome shotgun sequence and includes:
- the LOC18780452 gene encoding uncharacterized protein LOC18780452, which codes for MAEMKIFKTIGVVGSGQMGSGIAQLAATHGFDVWVLDTDQDALSRATKSISSSIQRLVSKGQLSQAVGKDALERLWFTSNLEKLSSADIIIEAIVESEDVKKKLFLELDKITKSSAILASNTSSISITRLASATSRPHQVIGMHFMNPPPIMKLVEIVRGADTSDETFDATKALAERFGKTVICSRDYAGFVVNRILMPMINEAFFALYTGVATKEDIDAGMRLGTNHPMGPLELADFIGLDVCVSILKVLHAGLGDNKYAPCPILVQYVDAGRLGRKRGIGVYDYRQMLGSVKPSSKL
- the LOC109948609 gene encoding LOW QUALITY PROTEIN: uncharacterized protein LOC109948609 (The sequence of the model RefSeq protein was modified relative to this genomic sequence to represent the inferred CDS: substituted 1 base at 1 genomic stop codon), whose product is MKFLFQCPCCSCFCFMKPKKGKARVKAAATVASKEEKKVETKGEKKVESKEEKKEXQQCSYLQSDSACINESICALFMLFFLLVD